From Pelosinus fermentans DSM 17108, the proteins below share one genomic window:
- the ahpC gene encoding alkyl hydroperoxide reductase subunit C, whose protein sequence is MSLIGTEVKPFKAQAYHNGKFVEVTEEAFKGKWSVVLFYPADFTFVCPTELEDLQNQYATLKELGVEVYSVSTDTHFTHKAWHDSSETIKKITYIMIGDPSHTLSRNFEVLIEENGLADRGTFIIDPDGIVQAVEINAGGIGRDASTLVNKIKAAQYIRKNPGEVCPARWKEGSATLKPSLDLVGKI, encoded by the coding sequence ATGTCATTAATTGGAACAGAGGTAAAACCGTTTAAAGCGCAGGCTTACCACAATGGAAAGTTCGTTGAAGTTACAGAAGAGGCTTTCAAAGGCAAATGGAGCGTAGTTTTATTCTATCCGGCAGATTTTACGTTTGTGTGCCCTACAGAGCTTGAGGATTTACAAAATCAATACGCTACGCTAAAAGAACTGGGTGTGGAAGTATATTCTGTTTCCACGGACACTCATTTTACCCATAAAGCCTGGCATGACAGTTCGGAAACCATAAAAAAAATCACCTACATAATGATTGGTGATCCTTCTCATACGTTGTCAAGAAACTTCGAAGTGCTGATTGAAGAGAACGGTCTTGCTGATCGCGGGACATTCATAATCGACCCTGATGGCATCGTGCAGGCAGTTGAAATCAATGCAGGCGGCATCGGTCGTGATGCAAGCACATTGGTTAATAAAATTAAAGCCGCACAATACATTCGGAAAAATCCTGGCGAGGTTTGCCCGGCTAGATGGAAGGAAGGTTCTGCCACACTGAAACCAAGCCTGGATCTTGTAGGGAAGATTTAA
- a CDS encoding Crp/Fnr family transcriptional regulator: MSDILEIIAHCPLFKNYSTLQIREFLAGTNYSINRYKKNQLIFRMDQQITHVGIVLTGSVEVQKVIQSGRMINLVYKERGEIIAEGTVFSTIPTYPCQVTSRETTDILLLPKQYMFQALGCNPSLLTNLLQLMSNKLIMLNTKIELLSYCSIQSKIAFSLLHCINQNPMAQVIELPYSKKAWAEHLNVPRPSLCRELRNLCKTDIITLNNRTITIVNRRQLEAMLNE, translated from the coding sequence ATGTCTGATATTCTTGAAATTATCGCTCACTGCCCGTTGTTTAAAAATTACTCTACCCTGCAAATCAGGGAGTTTTTAGCTGGCACAAACTACAGTATAAACCGCTATAAGAAAAACCAACTTATTTTTCGGATGGATCAGCAGATTACTCATGTCGGCATTGTTCTCACTGGCAGTGTAGAGGTCCAAAAAGTCATTCAGTCGGGTCGGATGATCAATCTGGTTTATAAGGAAAGAGGCGAAATTATTGCTGAGGGTACTGTCTTCTCTACCATACCAACCTATCCCTGCCAGGTAACCTCACGGGAAACAACTGATATTTTGCTGCTGCCCAAGCAGTATATGTTCCAGGCTCTGGGCTGCAATCCCAGTCTTTTGACCAACCTTCTGCAGCTTATGTCTAATAAGCTCATCATGTTGAATACCAAAATAGAATTGTTATCCTATTGCTCGATCCAAAGTAAAATTGCTTTTTCTTTATTGCATTGTATAAACCAAAATCCAATGGCCCAGGTGATTGAACTACCCTATTCCAAAAAAGCCTGGGCCGAGCATCTCAATGTACCCCGCCCCTCACTATGCCGGGAATTGAGGAATTTATGTAAAACCGATATTATTACATTAAATAATCGAACGATTACCATTGTGAACAGGAGGCAACTGGAAGCTATGCTGAATGAATAA
- a CDS encoding TonB-dependent receptor plug domain-containing protein: MKKKTVCAFLSLLLTVPVVQAQESEEEVFPLSEVIVTATKTSREVKSVPTAVQVITKADIEARGAQTLKDIISTATGISVMRSDGKNAISIRGFDSRFSMILIDGKRIASEIDQNYELERIDLDNVERIEIVRGPANSLYGTDALGGVVNIITKSPVEQAFTLRFDHGAYGGNEGARDNYHFAYDSGRIGKYGITISGAQLKNDASFKDDGTTYAPFGKINNFNTKMDYHISENEIFTFTAAYMDEDTREHVFKQTPAGKVKTEVHDDNERTEYALSYSKQQDDASVFFRAYLSDYYKNVDVHNLANNKFMNFGKSHRTVPGFEARLSKNYGADHLLTFGGEYRPEKFRGTGVRTGEGIYTETYKDPVSGEIKTLPGSKVDIDYSALYVQDEWQASSKLLAVTSLRYDDSNKFGSNVSPKLGLTYQAADDLRVKLNVSKGFRSPTPNQLYINSQVVRNGKAMTLLGNPNLDSEDSNSYELSLERDWGKTTGKITYFTNKVSNMIEEDMIDSSTIQYKNIDKATIQGMEAEVVYPLSAKMHWTTSYTYLDAVNDTDGSRLFNRARHKIASRLSYVEPSAGLRANLWAETYSNYLYEASAGVGRNKSYTLWNLNLEKAISSNSAIIVGVDNLLNKQDDDLSIQGAYIHTSYKVKL; this comes from the coding sequence ATGAAGAAGAAAACCGTATGTGCGTTCTTGTCACTGCTGCTTACTGTCCCTGTTGTTCAGGCCCAGGAAAGCGAAGAGGAGGTATTCCCTCTGTCCGAGGTAATTGTAACTGCTACTAAAACCAGCAGGGAGGTGAAAAGTGTTCCTACGGCAGTTCAGGTCATAACCAAAGCCGATATCGAGGCACGGGGGGCACAGACGTTAAAAGATATCATCAGTACAGCCACCGGTATCAGTGTGATGCGATCAGACGGTAAAAATGCGATTTCCATTCGCGGTTTCGATTCCAGGTTTTCAATGATTTTGATTGACGGCAAGCGGATTGCTTCGGAAATTGACCAAAACTATGAACTGGAGCGCATTGATCTGGATAATGTAGAACGTATTGAGATCGTCCGCGGGCCTGCCAATTCACTTTATGGTACGGATGCGTTGGGCGGTGTGGTAAATATTATTACCAAGAGCCCTGTCGAGCAAGCCTTTACCTTGCGGTTTGATCATGGAGCCTATGGGGGCAATGAGGGAGCAAGAGATAATTATCATTTTGCCTATGACTCCGGCAGAATCGGCAAATACGGTATCACCATCTCAGGAGCCCAATTAAAGAATGATGCTTCCTTTAAGGATGATGGGACAACCTATGCGCCCTTTGGCAAAATCAATAACTTCAATACCAAGATGGATTATCACATCAGTGAAAATGAAATTTTTACATTTACAGCGGCTTATATGGATGAAGATACGCGGGAGCATGTTTTTAAACAAACTCCGGCTGGCAAAGTCAAAACGGAGGTTCATGATGACAATGAGCGAACCGAATATGCACTGAGCTACAGCAAGCAACAGGATGATGCATCCGTATTTTTTCGGGCCTACTTATCAGATTATTATAAGAATGTAGATGTACATAATCTTGCCAACAATAAGTTTATGAACTTCGGTAAATCCCACCGTACGGTTCCCGGTTTTGAAGCACGCTTAAGCAAGAACTATGGAGCCGATCATTTGCTCACCTTTGGCGGTGAATACCGGCCGGAAAAATTTCGCGGAACGGGGGTAAGAACCGGCGAGGGCATTTATACAGAAACCTACAAAGACCCGGTTTCTGGGGAAATAAAAACCCTGCCCGGCTCAAAAGTTGATATCGATTATTCAGCTCTGTATGTCCAGGATGAATGGCAGGCGTCTTCTAAGCTGCTTGCGGTTACGTCGCTGCGGTATGATGACAGCAATAAATTTGGCAGCAATGTAAGCCCCAAGCTGGGACTTACCTATCAGGCGGCTGATGATCTTAGGGTTAAGCTGAATGTCAGTAAAGGATTTCGCAGCCCTACCCCGAATCAGCTGTATATTAATTCCCAGGTAGTACGCAACGGTAAGGCAATGACTTTACTTGGAAATCCCAACCTGGATTCGGAAGACTCCAATTCGTATGAGCTTTCCTTAGAGCGGGACTGGGGGAAGACTACGGGTAAAATTACCTATTTCACCAATAAGGTCAGCAACATGATTGAAGAAGATATGATAGACAGCAGTACGATTCAATATAAGAACATTGATAAGGCCACTATCCAGGGCATGGAAGCTGAGGTTGTCTATCCGCTGTCGGCAAAAATGCATTGGACGACCAGTTATACCTATCTGGATGCAGTAAATGATACGGATGGAAGCAGGCTCTTTAACCGGGCCAGGCATAAAATAGCCTCCCGCTTATCCTATGTGGAGCCGTCAGCAGGTTTACGGGCTAATTTATGGGCTGAGACCTACAGCAATTATCTATATGAAGCTTCGGCGGGCGTCGGCAGGAACAAATCCTATACCTTATGGAACTTAAATCTGGAGAAAGCAATCAGCAGCAACAGTGCAATCATTGTGGGAGTGGATAACCTATTAAATAAGCAGGATGACGATTTATCAATCCAAGGCGCTTATATCCACACCAGCTACAAAGTTAAATTGTAA